The following proteins come from a genomic window of Trifolium pratense cultivar HEN17-A07 linkage group LG4, ARS_RC_1.1, whole genome shotgun sequence:
- the LOC123920316 gene encoding L-ascorbate oxidase homolog, translated as MGYSKECCVLLLFLVLLVACVSGEDPYRFYTWNVTYGDIYPLGVKQQGILINGQFPGPQIESVTNDNLIINVFNSLDEPFLISWNGVQQRRNSWQDGVSGTNCPISPGQNFTYILQVKDQIGSYFYFPSLAFHKAAGGYGGFKIASRSMIPVPFDPPSGDFTILAGDWYKRNHTDLRAILDSGSDLPFPDGLIINGHGSNAYTFTVDQGKTYRFRISNVGLTTSINFRIQGHKMKLVEVEGTHSLQNTYDSLDIHLGQTYSVLVTADQPPNDYYIVVTTRFTSQVLNASSILHYSNSAGSVSGPLPGGPTTEIDWSVEQARSIRRNLTASGPRPNPQGSYHYGMINTTRTIRLQNSAPIINGKQRFAVNSVSFIPADTPLKLADYFKIQGVFSLGSISDNPTGGGGYLQTSVMEADFRGFVEVVFENPEDTLQSWHIDGHSFFVVGMNGGQWSAASRLNYNLRDTISRCTVQVYPKSWTALYLPLDNVGMWNVRSENWARQYLGQQFYIRVYSTANSWRDEYPIPTNALQCGKAVGHHN; from the exons ATGGGTTACTCCAAAGAATGTTGTGTCTTATTATTGTTCTTAGTGTTACTAGTTGCATGTGTTAGTGGAGAAGATCCTTATAGGTTTTATACTTGGAATGTTACATATGGTGATATTTATCCACTTGGAGTTAAACAACag GGGATattgataaatggacaatttCCAGGGCCACAGATTGAGTCAGTGACAAATGATAACTTGATTATCAATGTTTTCAATAGCTTGGATGAACCTTTTCTTATATCCTG GAATGGAGTGCAGCAGAGGAGAAACTCATGGCAGGATGGAGTGTCTGGTACAAATTGTCCAATCTCACCAGGACAGAACTTCACTTACATTCTTCAAGTAAAAGATCAAATTGGTAGCTATTTCTACTTTCCTTCCCTTGCATTCCACAAAGCAGCAGGCGGTTACGGCGGTTTCAAAATCGCTAGTCGTTCCATGATTCCTGTACCTTTTGATCCTCCATCAGGAGATTTCACCATATTGGCAGGAGATTGGTACAAGAGAAATCACACA GATTTGAGGGCGATTTTAGATAGTGGAAGTGACCTTCCTTTCCCTGATGGACTTATTATCAATGGCCATGGTTCCAATGCTTACACATTCACAGTTGATCAAG GCAAGACTTACCGGTTCCGGATATCAAACGTGGGACTTACTACTTCGATAAATTTCAGAATCCAAGGGCATAAGATGAAGCTAGTTGAGGTGGAAGGAACTCACAGTCTCCAAAACACTTATGATTCACTTGACATTCATTTGGGGCAGACTTATTCTGTATTAGTTACTGCTGATCAACCACCAAATGACTACTACATTGTTGTCACAACAAGATTCACCTCACAAGTTCTTAATGCTTCATCCATTCTTCATTACAGTAACTCAGCAGGAAGTGTTTCTGGTCCTCTCCCTGGTGGACCAACAACTGAGATTGATTGGTCCGTTGAACAAGCTCGGTCTATtag GAGGAATCTTACAGCAAGTGGGCCAAGACCAAATCCACAAGGATCATACCATTATGGAATGATAAACACAACACGTACAATTAGACTTCAAAATTCTGCTCCAATTATCAATGGAAAACAAAGATTTGCTGTAAACAGTGTGTCCTTTATCCCAGCTGATACACCACTTAAGCTAGCTGATTACTTCAAGATTCAAGGGGTGTTTTCACTTGGAAGTATCTCAGACAACCCCACTGGCGGAGGCGGTTATCTTCAGACTTCTGTCATGGAGGCCGATTTTCGAGGTTTTGTAGAGGTTGTTTTTGAGAATCCTGAAGACACTTTGCAATCATGGCACATTGATGGACACAGCTTCTTTGTAGTAGG GATGAATGGAGGACAATGGTCAGCTGCAAGCAGACTAAACTACAATTTAAGAGATACGATTTCTCGTTGCACAGTTCAG GTGTATCCAAAGTCATGGACTGCATTGTACTTGCCATTGGACAATGTAGGAATGTGGAATGTGAGATCTGAGAATTGGGCTAGACAGTATTTGGGACAACAATTTTATATTAGAGTGTATTCAACTGCAAATTCATGGAGAGATGAGTACCCAATTCCAACCAATGCACTTCAGTGTGGCAAAGCAGTGGGTCACCAcaattag
- the LOC123920318 gene encoding glycine-rich cell wall structural protein 1-like, whose translation MGFHGKWLCVSVLVLCIVLDFSMTTLGDNKLDQERFGDDDCRFGRGPRCRGWGGRRGRGGFGGGGGRGGGFGGGGGLGGGGGSGGGLGGGGGGLGGGGGGGSGGGGGLGGGSGQGGGFGASGGVGGAGGGGLGGGGGGGSGGGGGLGGGSGQGGGFGAGGGVGGGAGGGIGAGGGGGSGGGGGLGGGSGHGGGFGAGGGVGGGAAGGGIGGGGGGGSGGGGGVGGGSGQGGGFGAGVGGGAAGGGIGGGGGGGSGGGGGVGGGSGHGGGFGAGVGGGGIGAGGGGGGGGGGGGGSNGGSGHGGGFGAGGGVGGGAGGVGGGGGGGGGGGGGGGGAGGGSGHGGGFGAGGGVGSGNGAGIGAGGGHGGGGGIGIGIGIGIGVGVGGGQGTGTGTGTGVGGGGGGKH comes from the coding sequence ATGGGTTTCCACGGGAAATGGCTTTGTGTGAGTGTTCTTGTTCTTTGCATTGTTCTTGATTTTAGTATGACCACTCTTGGTGATAACAAGCTTGACCAAGAAAGGTTTGGTGATGATGATTGTCGATTTGGAAGAGGACCACGGTGTAGGGGTTGGGGTGGTCGTCGTGGTCGTGGTGGTTTCGGAGGTGGAGGTGGAAGAGGAGGAGGttttggtggtggtggaggactTGGAGGAGGTGGTGGTAGTGGAGGAGGtcttggtggtggtggtggaggtttaggtggtggtggaggaggaggtAGTGGTGGTGGAGGTGGATTAGGTGGTGGCTCAGGACAAGGTGGAGGATTTGGTGCCAGTGGAGGTGTTGGTGGAGCAGGAGGAGGAGGCCTtggtggtggaggtggaggAGGAAGTGGTGGTGGAGGTGGATTGGGCGGTGGCTCTGGGCAAGGTGGAGGTTTTGGTGCTGGTGGAGGTGTAGGAGGTGGAGCTGGAGGAGGCATTGGTGCTGGTGGAGGAGGAGGTAGTGGTGGCGGAGGTGGGTTAGGTGGTGGTTCGGGACATGGTGGAGGATTTGGTGCTGGTGGAGGTGTAGGTGGTGGAGCTGCGGGAGGGGGcattggtggtggtggagggGGAGGTagtggtggtggaggaggagtGGGTGGTGGTTCAGGACAAGGTGGAGGATTTGGTGCTGGTGTAGGTGGTGGAGCTGCAGGAGGAGGTATTGGTGGTGGTGGCGGAGGAGGTAGTGGTGGCGGAGGTGGAGTGGGTGGCGGCTCAGGACATGGCGGAGGATTTGGCGCTGGTGTTGGTGGTGGAGGCATTGGTGCTGGTGGAGGCGGAGGAGGAGGTGGAGGAGGCGGTGGTGGTTCCAATGGTGGGTCAGGACATGGTGGAGGGTTTGGAGCTGGAGGTGGTGTTGGTGGTGGAGCTGGAGGAgtgggtggtggtggtggtggtggtggaggcgGTGGAGGGGGAGGAGGAGGAGCAGGTGGAGGTTCAGGACATGGTGGAGGCTTTGGTGCAGGTGGTGGTGTAGGAAGTGGAAATGGAGCTGGTATAGGTGCCGGTGGAGGTCATGGTGGTGGAGGAGGAATTGGTATAGGAATCGGCATTGGAATTGGAGTCGGTGTAGGAGGTGGCCAAGGAACTGGAACTGGTACCGGTACCGGTGTTGGTGGAGGAGGTGGGGGTAAACATTAA